In Gimesia panareensis, the genomic window GCCGTCGATTCTGTCAATAATCTTGAAGCCCGAGAAATGACTCTCACCATTTTTCGCTGTCCTTCCGATGTCGCAGATAACCGGTTCCTGTTATTTGAGGAAGTGGGAGGACATGAAACATCAGGTTTGAAGTCGCACACATCAATGATCGAACTTCCCAGTACAAACTACCTGGGAGTTTATGGAATCAGTGATCCCGATGCTGTTCCTTTTCAGAGCGGTGAGGGTATTTTTATGCAAGATCGTTTTTTACGGTTTTCGGAATGTCAGCAGGGGCTGAGCAATATTCTGATGGTGGGGGAACGGACAGCACGAAAACTTCCCTCAACGTGGCTGGGCATCATGCTTGAGGGAGAAGATGCGACCGGGCGCCTGGTAGGAAATGCTTATCTGGGGCCCAATCGGACTGATGCAGATGAGTGTGAATTTGACAGCAGGCACCCTGGTTGTGTGAATTTTCTCTGGGGGGATGGGCACGTGAAATCGATCTCAGATTCTATTGATGCAGGGACCTATCGGCGGTTCGCAAGCAGGAAGTGATTCCTGGTAAAGGAACGCGGAATTCGATACTGACTGTCTGATAGTTGAAATCAACTGGTTCTTAATCGTCCACTGGAGTCTATAACTCCAAGAAAGCAGACAGACGAATCAGGATCGGACTTATCTTGACAAATCGGGGGGCTTCAACGAAGATCAGCCCCTTAAATACTATACAGATAGTAGATGCGACTTTCAGATGTCCTGGCTGTGGTAAGCCGGGATAGAAACGCGTCGAAAATTTCAGGCGAACTATGAATTTACAGATTCGGCAACGCGAACCGGAGCTGATGGATCAACCGGGGCTGAGTGATTCTGAGCATGGCAACGCGCTGATGGGGCTGCGTCGCGTGAACTGGTTCAGTCGCAGCAGTTCTATTTTCTGGAAACCTCTGCTGAAACTGGCTCAGACTTCAAATCAGCGACCTTTACGGATACTGGACATTGCCAGTGGTGGGGGCGATGTCAGTATCGAACTTGCAATGCGCGCCCAACAGGCGGGCCTGGATGTTGAAATCACAGGGTGTGATATCAGCGAATATGCTGTCCGACATGCGACAGAACTGGCACAACGCAGGCATTTGGAAAATGTCCATTTTTTCCAGAATGATATTTTCCAGGAACCGGCCGAACAGAAATACGATTTAGTGATGTGCTCCCTGTTTCTGCATCATCTCGATGAGCCCCAGGCAGTACAACTCATGAAGTGGATGTCAGAATCCACACGGCACTTGATGTTGATCAATGACTTGCGCAGAACCCGCCTGGGCTACTGGCTCGCCTGGGGGGGCTGCCGTCTGTTGACACGTTCTCTGATTGTGCACACGGATGGTCCGATTTCGGTAGCGGCCGCTTTTTCGGTTGAGGAAGCGGAGCAACTGGCTCAACAGGCAGGGCTGACTGATATACATATTTCCCGACAATGGCCTCAGCGATTTCTGCTAGAGTGGAGCCGGGTATGACTCCACTGAAAACGATCAGTATTGCCGAAGCCAGCAGCCGGCACTGGGATGTCATCGTGATTGGTGCAGGGCCGGCAGGGGCAGTCGCCGCCTACCAGTTGGGCAGGTCCGGTTTACAAGCGCTATTGATAGAACGAAAAATATTTCCCCGCTATAAAGTCTGTGGCGGTTGTCTGAATCAACGGGCTGTCAACACATTAACGGAAGTAGGCTTAGGGGGCGTGCTGGATGACCTGAAAGCAGTTCCCCTGGACCAGTTTCAGATACGTTACCAGGGCAGAGAGTTACAGATTCCTCTGCCGGGAGGACTGGCCGTTTCGCGATCGGCTCTGGACGTTGAACTTACCCGGATGGCGCTGGAGTCGGGAGTCAGTTTTCTGTCAGAGACCGCGGCACTGGTCTGTGGTGATTCGCATCCTGGACAGACGCGTATGGTGGAACTGTTTCAACAGGGGGCATTATGCGGAACCGCTCGTGCGAGTGTCATTCTTGTTGCCGATGGTTTGGGGCATCCCAGTTTGCAAAACTGTGAAGAGTTTGAAAGTGTGGTCTCTCAGGATTCGCGAATCGGTGTCGGAGTCCTGTTGCCCGGTGGTCAGATTCAGGATTATCCTGCAGGCACGATTCATATGGCGATTCACAAACATGGATATGTCGGCCTGGCGCGTGTGGAAGAAGGTCAGTTGAACATCGCCGCTGCCATGGATCGTAGTTTTATCAAACAGCAACAGAGTCCAACTGGTGCGGTGGTTCGCATTCTGCAAGAATCCGGCTTTCCGATTCCTCCTGCGATTGGAGAACAGAATCTCAAAGGGACGATTCCTCTTACCAGAAAAACTGTCAGGCCTGTCGCACATCGACTGATACTGGTGGGGGATGCGGCAGGCTACCTGGAGCCATTTACCGGGGAAGGGATGTCGAATGCGATCTCAGAGGGCATTGCGGCTGCCAGTATTTTGCCGCGCGGGTTACACGACTGGGAGCAGTCGCTCGAACAGGAATGGCTGCAGGTACATCAGACATTGACCATGCAACGTTTACACTGGTGTCGCTGGCTGGCGCAACTGTTGCGTTCTCCTACAGCAATCGGTGTTGGACTACGGCTGTTTCGCTGGTTTCCTGGAATCGCCAGACCAATCGTTGCCAGCTTAAATCATTGAATCTCAATTCAAGCGAGATCGAGTATTACAGATGAGTTTTGAAATTCTTGGAATTGGAACAGTGACTCCCGAACATTCAATCGAGCAGGTTGATGCTGCCGTACATGCGGAAGCACTCAGTTGTTCGGCTGAATCGACTGACCAGCAGCGGAGGTTGCTGCCGGTTCTGTATCGACGGGCCGGCGTTAAAACGCGGCACAGCGTCGTGCTGGAGAGCAGTACCAACGGTGAGCTGGCAAGACAGAGCTTTTATCCTCCTGCCGAATCCGAGGTGGATTATGGACCGACGACCTCTCATCGGATGCAGGCGTATGAAACTCATGCTGCTTCACTGGCGGTCTCAGTGGGGGAGCAGGCCCTGCAGGAGGGACAGGTGGATCCGGGAGAGATCACTCAGCTGATCACTGTCTCCTGTAGTGGGTTCAGTGCTCCCGGTTTTGATATTTCCCTGGTGAGAGAACTGGGGCTACCCGCAGATGTGGCCCGTACACACATTGGTTTCATGGGCTGCCATGGGGCTTTGAATGGATTACGGGTCGCGAAAGCTTTTACAGACAATGATCCCCACGCGCGCGTTCTGGTTTGTGCAGTGGAACTCTGCAGTCTGCATCAGCAGTATGGTTGGTGTCCGGAAAAAATTGTTGCGAATGCCTTATTTGCAGATGGGGCTGCTGCAGTTGTGGGCAGACAGGCTCCTCTGGATCTCACAGATCGCTGGCAGTTAATCGCTTCCGGTTCGACGATCGTTCCTGATTCGGAAGAGATGATGAGTTGGCGGATTGGCAACCATGGATTTGAAATGACGTTATCCCCCCGGATCCCGGATCTGATTAACGAGAGTCTGCGACCCTGGTTGAAGCAATGGCTGGCAAAACAGGGGCTGCAACTTGAAGAAGTCGGTAGCTGGGCCATTCATCCTGGCGGCCCCCGAATTCTGAATGCCGTTGCGGAAGCGGTTGGTTTTGAAGAAAGTCTGTTAAATCCCTCTCGTGAAACTCTGGCACGCTACGGGAACATGTCTTCCCCTACGGTCCTGTTCATCCTGAAGAAACTGCAGGCAGAGCGGGCACGGTTGCCCTGTGTGATGCTGGGCTTTGGCCCGGGCCTGACCATCGAAGCCGCTTTGATCAATGAGCGTGTTCAGACTTCGGAGTAAGGGCAAAGAAACGTCCCAGGGGACTTAACAGCAGGGCGGGCAAGACGATCAGGTCTCCCAGCAGAGCCATCATCAGCAGCCCTGCCATCATCCACGCGAAACGTGAAGTGGGAACGAAACTGCTCAGGGCAAAGACCAGCAGTCCCAGCCCGCAAATCAGCGATGTCTGAATCATCGCGGTTCCGCAATGTCGATAGGCATACAGAACCGATTCCCGGGGAGAATGGCCGGCATCCAGGTGGCGGCGAAAAAAGGTCAGGTAGTGCAGAGTATCGTCCACGGCAATGCCTAACGCCACGCTGGCAGTCATGACGGATCCAATGTCGACCGAGACAGCCAGCCAGCCTAACAAGCCGAAGATCATCAGCGGGGGGAAGACATTGGAGACCATGGAGACCAGCCCGGCAACCAGCCCGCCCTGGACGATCGTCATCACAACGGCAATGATCAAAAAGGCAAACAGAAAGCTCTTAAACAGGTCCTGCATTAACTGCCGCTGGATTTCATGGACCAGCGGCATGATGCCTGTCTGTTGTGTGGTAATTCCAGCCGGGATCGTCTCATATTTATTTTTCAAAGCTGAATCCACGTGCGTTCCAATTTGATCAAGGCAGGCGTTGTAATCCACATCGTTGAGTGCGCTCACATAAGCAGTAATGCGATACAGCTGCTTGCCGTCGATTTCTTTCAGATAGCCGGCATTGATGAACTGGGGTTTGAAACCTGTCAACGCTTCGTTGAGCTGATACTGGAACAGTTCGTCCGACATATGTTCCGGACGGGGAAACCGGGGGGCGAATGTCATTGTGGAAATTGTGCGGTTGACGGTGTCGGTCTTGCGCAGGCTGCGCTCGATATGCCAGACCATCAACAATTGTTCGCGGAAAGTCAGATCTGCTTCCGGCGAGCATGTCAGAATGACTTCAATGGGGACCAGAGAACCGACATGATCTTCCAGCCAGTCGTAATCGTGCAGAATTTTGCTGTCTTGTGAAAACAGGGTTTCGATGCGGACAGAAGCGTTGATACGAGAAATGCCATATCCGGCTGCGATCATTGCCATGAGAGCCAGACTGGCTATCACAGTATGATTGCGATTGAGAATGACTGTCAGAAAATACCAGAGGTCATGTCGATCCTGGGGAAGTGTCTCTGTATCAGCAGAGGGAGGGGCCGGACGTTTGAGGGGCCAGACTGTAAAGACCCCCGGAATCAGGCTCAATAGCAAACCTGTGGTTACCAGTACACCACAGGCGGCATAACCGCCAAACAGGCGAATCGGAGTCAGTCCACTGACCAGCAGCGAAGCCAGGCCGATGGCGGTTGTCCCGGCGGAGAGCAGGCAGGGGAGCCAGCCCACCTGGAATGCGTAGGCAGCGGGGTTGGAAATGTGCGGATCTTTGACGGCGTCAAAATAGTAATTGACCAGATGAATGCCGCCGGCGACTGCCAGTACCTGAATCAATGGTGGCATCACAATCAACAGTGCTGTGATACTCTCACCACTGTAATGAATCAGGGCTAAAGTAATCCCCTGGGCCAGAAGAGACAGTCCAAAGACCAGCAGGGCCGCCCGCAGGGAACGCAGACAGATCCAGCAGATCAACAGAACCATTAACGTCGAGGGGAGGACGAAGCGGTCCATCGAATCTTTGCTGGCCAGGTCAATTTCCAGACCATCGATGATAGGCCCTGCCAGAAAGCATTCGTCTTTTGTGACATTACAATGGGTTTCCAGTGCTGACTGGATATTTCCAACCAGTTCTTTACGTTTCAGTAAACCCGCTGGAGTGAAACTGACAATAATACAGGTTGTCTTTTCGTCCTCTCCGATAAAAGTCCCATCCAGGCGATCATGGACTTCCCGTTCATTCAGACGCATGGCAGGTGAGCTGAGTGAGCGATATAACTCGCGCCCTGAGATGACACGCTCAAAATACCATTGTCCGGAATCATCCTTAAAGACAGGGGCTGTTCGCAGCGCGGTGACCAATTCATCCAGATCCGGATTGTCCAGTGTGCAGTTTTGCCAGCTGATTATGACAGTGTCACTGTTACCGAACTGTTCCCGAAACTGATCGTAATCCGCCCGCGCGGGGAAAGATCCATCGACCCAGTCCAGCGGGGAATTTACTTTGGTCTGCAACGCCTGCGCAGCTCCATAGCCGATGAAGGGGAGTAACACAAGCAGGTAAATCACCAGCAACCAGAATCGTTTACGATGAATCGACATGCCGCTGATACTTTGAGAAAATCAGAAAACGGGAGAATAAGAATACAAGGTTTCGATCGATCATCAGGTCGTGCGGAGTGGTGATTTTTTCAGGGGTTTGACAGGGGCCGGTTTTGTTTTTCTCTTTCCGAGCGGACCGAAAAAAATAAATGGATATCCGGGGACCCTGGCCTGGTAATCTCGATAGGGTTTGCCGATGTAGTAACTGAGCCGTTCGTCTTTCAGATAACTGCCCACAAAGATATAGGCAGTCCAGATTCCTGTCAGGATGGCATGATCCAGAGTCATCAGAGGTGTGAACCAGAGTAGACCCATGAAGCTCAGGTAAACAGGGTGCCGCATGCAGCAGTACAGGCTGCGCGGTTGAAATTCCCGTCTGGGCAGTGGCTTTCGACGCAGCCAGTACCACCACTGCGTCAAGCCTGTCTGATATCCCAGGCCGGTCAGGTTGAGGCTGTAGAGCAGGGAAATCCACGAGCCATAAAAGCCGGCTGACATGAGCCAGCCACCCCAGCCGGTCAGGCTCCAGATTTCTATGGGGGAGCTGCGCCAGAAGAAGGCTGTCAGTAAAATTCCCACACAAGTCTGTATACAAAACAGGCTGCCATAAAACTGAGCAGGGAGTTTACGTGTGATCGCACTCCGCACGCCAGGGTAAAGCAGAAGGCTGTGCCCCACTGCGAACTGCAGAGCCAGCAGCACGTCGATTGCAAGCGCGCCACTCTCGTGGTGACTGAAATCTCCTTTCAGAAACCAGAACAGATGCCAGACTGTGAAGAGGAACAGCAACTGAGTTGCTATCCCGAATATAACACCAACGAAACGTCGCATCCCTGCTTCCTCGAGATCGTTGTAAAATCAAATTTATTCAGGTTTTCTGGCGATGAAGCATCCGTATTGCATAGCGCCGGTTTCATATGCCTTGAGAATGGTTTCAAAGCGATCCAGAAACATGACCGTATTGCGATCAATCAATTTTGCCAGCCACCTGACTTTGGTTTTCTCTACGCGTTGCTGGCAGATTTCCCAGGTCTGGCTCACACGATTTGTCCAGTTGTGAAAGCTTTGGAATTCCAGTCCGGACTGCTCCATCCAGGACTGATAATCGACTGCACTTCCCAGGGAAGGGCAGAAGAAACCTTCACAGACATCATATACTTTCTGCTTCGCTTCATCCGTATCAAGTTGTTCGCCAGCCAGCCAGGCACAGATGATCATGCGGCCTCCCGGGCGCAGCCAGGAGGCGGCCCTCTGGAAGAAGGCCTGCTTATCAAACAGATGTTCTGTACATTCGATGCTCCAGATCACATCAAACGATTCTGCTGGAAATTCCGCAGTCTCAGCATCCTGACAGAGAAATTGAGTGTGTCTGGCCTGTCCACGATAACGTGCTTCCAGGGCCGCCCAGCGCCGTTGAATGGGGCTGAGCGTGATCCCTGTGACGTGACAGTTGAATGTTTTGGCCAGATGAATGGATGAGCCGCCCATTCCGCAACCGACATCGAGCAGGTCTTCACCATTTTGAATCTGGATCAGTTCTGCCATGGTTTCCGTCAGCTGCTGTTGAGCTTGAGCCGGGGCGTTGTGTCTGATCCGGACGTCCTCGGACTGCGACTGTTCCTCGTCCCATAATCCATGATGAATGTGACATCCCCAGAGCAGACGATAAAACAGCGTCGACAAATTATAGTGACTGCGGATCACTTCCTTCTGGACCGTTGGACAACTAATCATAATCTCTTACCGGTTTCCACATGTTGCATTGATGAAATTGACCAGAGTCAGAAGTTTATCTGGCCACATCAATTTCACCGAAAATCTTCAGTTGATCTGTGACCCCGACGGCTCCAAAAGCTTTACTGAATGGAGTGATCCCATAATGTGACTGTAAAATGGAGAAGTTGCCTTTCAAATGATAGGCTGCTTTTGTTTCACTGACTTCTGTAATGATGTTCATCTTATGTGCGACTCCATGCAACGTAAACTTGCCGCTTAACTGATAGAGGTCTTTACCAGAGCTCGATTTCTGTTTCAGAGGGATTGCTGAGTTGATTTCAAATGTCGCAGTGGGATATTTCTGCACATTCAATACCGCGCTGCCCAGCATGTTGGCATTCACTTCCTTCTGGGTCGATGCGGAAGTCTTTCCGCTTAAACCAATATATTTGCGGGCCTGAGGTGTATCAGCCCGCCAGGTCGTCATGTCGAAAATGATTTTCCCTGCATTACTGCGGGCTCCCAGATTCAGTGAACCTGCTTTGATCTTGCCTTCGACGGCATGTTCGTGTCCGAATCCGGTTTTACCGACATAGGTATAAACACGGCTGGAAGATGTGTTGATTGTACCTGAAGGCAGCGAAGACTGCGTGACCGAGTTTTGTACCAGTTGGTTGATCACACTGTTTGGCATCTGGCCCTGAGAGCTACGGAATGCGACAAGCCAGATCAGGCAGACAAGGCAACTGCTCAAGCAGAGTGAAGTAATCCAGTTTTGTTCCTTATTAAGATGTGTCATCAGATCAATCCTTTTCATGATGAACTTATGTTTGTTGGGAAGTACGATTAATAGGCAGATTGTACCTCACCGATTTTGCGGCGAAAGGTAACAACTATTCTTATAGTAGTAAAGAGGGGTTTTGGGGTTTGGCGTTGTCTAAGCCTGGATTTCATTGAATCGGATTTGAGGAGAAGACAAAAGACAGGTTTTAACTTGGGTTTAGAGACGCTAAGATTCTGCTTTGGAAAAATACTGATTTTCATCTGTACGGGACTGATTGTGAAAGATTACCGACTCACGCCTTATGAACTGGAACTGCTGGACGTCATCTGGAACCTGGAGGAGGCCAGTGTCCAGGAAGTATGTGATGCATTACCCCGGGATCTGGCCTACACGACTGTGATGACGACCCTCAGTCTGCTGGTGCAGAAAAAGAAGGTGCTGGAACGGGTGAAACGTGGCCGAGCCTATATATACAAACCTGCCATCACTCGTGAAGAAGTCTCACGTTTTATGCTGGGACAGATCAAGCAGGTATTGCATCAAGACTCGCTGCCCAGTCTGATGCTGAATCTTCTGGAGAATGAGGAAATCTCCGAGGACGACATCAATGCTCTCAAAGTGGCAATCAGGAAACTGGAGGATCAGCAATGACCTCAGCCGGTTTTATGGAAACGATTCTTTCTCTCTCACTACAGATCACGATCTTGATTTGTGTGGCTGGGGGGCTGTCTATGACATTGAAGTCGTTCTCAAATGAATACCGGCTCTGGGCGTTGTGTCATGTGCTGATTCTGCTGCAGTTTTTAGCTGCCTTTAGTCTGCCTCATCCGCGTCTGCTTTCAAACGGTTTCACGCAGCCCCCACAGTACCTTGAACTGGTTCAAAAAATTGAATCCACTCTGGGGCAGGTAATTTTGATTATCTGGTTCTGCGGCATGCTGGTTTCCATGCTCGCCCTGATTGTGAGTACATTTCGAACAATCCGGGTTCTGAGTAACTCTACAGTGTCAGCAGTTGAATTGATCGAGCAGGGACTTCTGGATGATGTAAATGGAAAAACAGTAAAGCTACTGATCAGCCAGGCAGTGCAGACTCCATTTTGCTGGCAGATTCATACGCCTGTAATCGTTTTACCTGAGAGAGTTCTGGCACTTTCAACACAGGAGTTCAGCATGATCGTGCGACATGAAATCGAACATCTTCGGGCAGGTCATCCCTTGCAGCTCTTTCTTCAGAGGCTGGTAGAAGCTTTATTCTGGTTTCATCCACTCGTCTGGTGGAGTTCCCGTCAGGCAGTGCGCAGTCGTGAGTTTTACTGTGATCAGAAAGTGGTTCACGATCGGGAAGATATTTTAATCTACCTGAAAAGCATGTTGCATCTGGTTGAGAATCAGGTGACGGACTGGAAGACCTTGTCAGCAGGTTTTGCCTATCGGAATTCCTCCAGTCTGATTCAACAGCGAATCCAACATCTGACCGCCACTCAGCAGAAACATTCAGATTCACAACAACGTTTGGCCTGGCGGGGGCCGTGCATTCTGTTGACAGCGCTGTTTTGTATTCTCCTCTGGCTTCCCGTGGATGTCTCGGCCTCGAATCGCTCCTTCTGGTCGCCCTGGCCACGCTGGTCGACGAATTTTCTCCAGTCAGTCGGGATTCCTGCACGCGATTATGAAATCGATGGCCATCGCCTCCGGCCTCATGAGCACCCCTGAAGCGACAGCCATCATACCAACGACTTCTGGAATCAATGGAGTTATCGTTGCGCGAATGAGCAGGTTTTGGGGGCTGATCGTCCTCTGGCATTGGTTGAACAGTCCATCGTAGACTGGTTTTCGCTAAGTTCCTTTCCGGACAGGTTTAATGCATGAGCATATCTGTTTTTTTTGACTGGAACGATCTCAATGAACAGTCGAAATGGTGTGCATGATGTTGCGTCCGAACTGCAAATAGTTGCATGGGTTGCGCCGCGAAAATTGTTGAAATCCTGAGAAATTGATGAAAAGATTCCGGATCTTTGGGATGATTTCATAAGTTTTTATTCGTGTTTTTAAGTCTAAAACTGCAAATCTCATGTTGTACCGAAATTATTTTGGTTTGGTGGTATGCCGCTTGCATGAGGTGTTAATCAACCTGTAATCGTATCGCCTGGCGTAATTGCGATTTTTTGAAACTGACTAACACGAAATCATAAATCTGAATCGGGTAGTCTGTGGCTGGTATGCCCTGACCAGCTAGAGACGAGTTTGAACAGGGAAGAGTAAGACGAAAGAAGCTACCCGTTTTCAGGAGAGATGTAAAATGGATTCCACCTCATTCGTAAATACATGCCAGTGCATTAAAGAGGCGCTGAACCATGGAAATATGGAATTCGTTGAAACGCTTCGTTGTGAGCAGCAGTTAATGGAAGAGACTCAGGATCACACCGATTCTCTTTCCAGTCACGATGCTCAAACTTTCAAACAGAATTATATCGAACAACTGGGGCTGCTGGGAGACACTCCCGAAGAGACTCCCAAAGCTGCTGTATTAGCCTGTTCTGATGCTCGTGTACCAGTACTGGATGTTTTCAACCAACCACCAAACCAGGTGTTTGAAATCCAGCTTGCAGGTAATGTTGCTTCCGTCGAATGCCTGGGAAGCCTGGCATATGCTGTAGAGCATCTTCCCACGGTCGAAGGTGTGGTCGTGCTTGGTCATACCGGTTGTGGAGCTGTCGCTGCAGCCGTCGATCAGTTTTTATCTCCGAAACCAGAAACCACACCAGCAGACAGCAGTATTCGCTCGCTTATCAATTCCATTACTCCTTCCGTTGAGATTGCGGCATCTGCCTTGGGTAAGAGCTCACAATTCCGCTCGGGAGGTGTGCCTCGTTTTTCTCTGGATCGCGGCAAACTCATCGACACAGCGATTTTTGTAAATGCTGCGGCGATGGCCTGGAAGATTCGGGAATTCATCAACAAGTTGAAACGGATTGTTCCGGTCTGGTACGGCGTTTACGACCTGGCTTCGTGTCGGATTTTACACGTTGATCTGGAGCGTAGAGATGGTTCTCTACTGTTTGGTTTAGGAAATGCTCCTGGAGTGATTGATCTTGATGATATCGCCAGTAGTATGGTTCAGTATTTATCCAAAATGGACAACTTTGATGCGGCTCGATTTTCTACAAAGTCACTGGGACCGCAGGCAAAGTCTGTCTGGGAAGCACTTTCAACTGGGAGCAGGGCTTCAAAATCATAGTAAAATAAA contains:
- a CDS encoding carbonic anhydrase, with the protein product MDSTSFVNTCQCIKEALNHGNMEFVETLRCEQQLMEETQDHTDSLSSHDAQTFKQNYIEQLGLLGDTPEETPKAAVLACSDARVPVLDVFNQPPNQVFEIQLAGNVASVECLGSLAYAVEHLPTVEGVVVLGHTGCGAVAAAVDQFLSPKPETTPADSSIRSLINSITPSVEIAASALGKSSQFRSGGVPRFSLDRGKLIDTAIFVNAAAMAWKIREFINKLKRIVPVWYGVYDLASCRILHVDLERRDGSLLFGLGNAPGVIDLDDIASSMVQYLSKMDNFDAARFSTKSLGPQAKSVWEALSTGSRASKS